A single region of the Pseudomonas granadensis genome encodes:
- the nusB gene encoding transcription antitermination factor NusB: protein MISDESDRFNPRDPKPADAGKPSKSVKRREARQLATQALYQWHMAKQSLNEIEAQFRVDNDFTDVDGAYFREILHGVPQFKTEIDTALTPCLDLAIEELDPVELAVLRLSTWELLKRVDVPYRVVINEGIELAKVFGSTDGHKFVNGVLDKLAPRLREAEVKAFKR from the coding sequence GTGATTAGCGACGAAAGCGATCGTTTCAACCCGCGCGATCCGAAACCTGCGGATGCCGGCAAGCCCTCGAAAAGCGTCAAGCGTCGCGAAGCCCGTCAGCTCGCGACTCAGGCGCTGTACCAGTGGCACATGGCCAAGCAATCGCTGAACGAGATCGAAGCGCAGTTTCGCGTTGATAACGATTTCACCGATGTCGACGGCGCCTACTTCCGCGAGATCCTGCACGGGGTTCCGCAGTTCAAGACCGAAATCGACACCGCCCTGACGCCGTGCCTGGATCTGGCGATCGAAGAGCTCGACCCGGTTGAACTGGCGGTTCTGCGCCTGTCCACCTGGGAACTGCTCAAACGCGTCGACGTGCCGTACCGCGTGGTGATCAACGAAGGCATCGAACTGGCGAAAGTCTTCGGTTCGACCGACGGCCACAAGTTCGTCAACGGCGTGCTCGACAAGCTGGCCCCGCGCCTGCGTGAAGCTGAAGTGAAGGCGTTCAAGCGCTGA